In Clostridiales bacterium, a single window of DNA contains:
- the ftsZ gene encoding cell division protein FtsZ: MLDFDVDTEQFASIKVIGVGGGGNNAVNRMISSGLKGAEFIAINTDKQALRMSQASLKIQIGEKLTKGLGAGANPEIGQKAAEESKEQISDAVKGADMVFITAGMGGGTGTGAAPVVAQAAKELGILTVGVVTKPFLFEGRKRMLHAEKGIEELRSKVDTLVTIPNERLLQVVEKKASIIEAFKIADDVLRQGVQGISDLITIPGLVNLDFADVKTIMVNTGLAHMGVGRGTGDNRAAEAAKQAIHSPLLETSINGATGVLLNITGGSNLGLFEVNEAAELVSQAADPDANIIFGAVIDEKLQDEIRITVIATGFEKNKDKDEQKEMGIEFPGKKLENFGTGIDDSNLEIPAFLRRNKRNEK; the protein is encoded by the coding sequence TTGTTGGATTTCGATGTAGACACTGAACAATTCGCTTCTATAAAGGTAATAGGTGTTGGAGGCGGTGGAAATAATGCTGTAAACAGAATGATAAGCTCTGGCCTTAAGGGTGCTGAATTTATTGCGATAAATACAGATAAGCAGGCATTGCGTATGTCCCAGGCTTCATTAAAAATACAAATAGGAGAAAAGCTGACAAAGGGACTTGGAGCAGGGGCAAATCCTGAAATCGGACAGAAAGCTGCCGAGGAAAGCAAAGAGCAGATTAGCGATGCCGTTAAAGGCGCGGATATGGTGTTTATCACCGCCGGCATGGGCGGCGGAACAGGCACCGGTGCAGCTCCCGTTGTCGCTCAGGCGGCAAAAGAGTTGGGAATATTAACTGTAGGAGTCGTCACAAAGCCGTTTTTATTTGAAGGAAGAAAAAGAATGCTCCATGCGGAAAAGGGCATTGAGGAATTGAGAAGCAAGGTGGATACTCTTGTGACTATCCCGAATGAAAGGCTCCTTCAGGTGGTTGAGAAAAAGGCGTCGATAATTGAAGCATTTAAGATAGCCGATGATGTTTTAAGACAGGGTGTTCAGGGTATATCCGACTTGATAACGATCCCCGGGCTTGTTAACCTGGATTTTGCAGATGTTAAGACTATAATGGTCAATACAGGTCTGGCACATATGGGTGTAGGCAGGGGAACAGGTGATAATAGGGCGGCCGAGGCTGCAAAGCAGGCAATACATAGTCCGCTTCTTGAAACTTCCATAAACGGTGCTACAGGGGTACTTTTGAATATTACAGGAGGATCGAATTTAGGACTGTTCGAGGTTAATGAAGCTGCCGAACTCGTATCTCAGGCTGCTGATCCTGATGCGAACATAATTTTTGGAGCCGTAATCGATGAAAAGCTCCAGGACGAGATAAGGATAACAGTTATAGCAACAGGTTTTGAAAAGAATAAAGACAAAGATGAGCAGAAGGAAATGGGCATAGAATTCCCCGGCAAGAAGTTGGAGAACTTCGGTACCGGCATTGATGATAGCAATCTTGAAATACCCGCGTTTCTGAGAAGAAACAAGAGAAATGAAAAGTAA
- the spoIIGA gene encoding sigma-E processing peptidase SpoIIGA: MYIDVIVFENFIINFFILNITSRLSKIKTSKIKLFAGAIIGAFYIIIYFFPSLKVFFSLMMKVSVSILMIIIAFTPEKFKDFFKVLSIFYIISFAFGGAALAFLYFTGKGTEANGIFYIKDFPVSLLVMAFAVVSLLLIFCWDYIQDKIYNEGIIYNVFIELDKKVASFNAMLDTGNSLKDPITNNPVIVVEYDVIKPILPPAFSKLFTGSEKNNINFATLYGSNENDIACRIRLIPFTSLGKQNGMLIGVKPDSIVLVSQKKKNKRVLKDVIVGIYNNKISSDGQYNALLYSEILR; this comes from the coding sequence ATGTACATAGATGTTATTGTATTTGAAAACTTCATTATAAATTTTTTCATATTAAACATCACATCAAGATTATCAAAAATAAAGACAAGTAAAATAAAACTGTTTGCCGGAGCAATAATTGGAGCTTTCTATATAATAATATATTTTTTCCCTTCACTCAAGGTATTTTTCTCACTGATGATGAAAGTATCCGTATCAATACTTATGATAATTATCGCATTTACTCCCGAGAAATTTAAAGATTTTTTCAAAGTCTTATCGATTTTTTATATAATATCGTTTGCATTTGGAGGAGCGGCACTGGCATTTCTCTACTTTACCGGTAAAGGAACTGAAGCAAATGGCATTTTCTATATTAAAGATTTCCCCGTATCGCTGCTTGTAATGGCATTCGCCGTTGTTTCTCTGCTCTTGATATTTTGCTGGGATTATATACAGGATAAGATTTATAACGAAGGAATAATTTATAACGTATTTATCGAGCTCGATAAGAAAGTCGCAAGTTTTAATGCTATGTTGGATACAGGAAACAGTTTGAAAGATCCTATAACGAACAATCCGGTTATCGTAGTTGAGTATGATGTCATAAAGCCTATCCTGCCGCCTGCATTTTCAAAATTGTTTACAGGAAGCGAGAAAAACAATATCAATTTTGCTACGCTTTACGGCAGCAATGAAAACGATATCGCATGCAGGATAAGGTTGATACCTTTTACATCTCTTGGAAAGCAAAATGGGATGCTGATTGGCGTTAAACCTGACAGCATCGTGCTGGTATCGCAAAAAAAGAAAAACAAAAGGGTTTTGAAAGATGTAATAGTAGGAATTTATAACAATAAAATATCCAGTGATGGGCAATATAATGCTCTTTTATATTCAGAAATATTAAGGTAG
- the sigE gene encoding RNA polymerase sporulation sigma factor SigE encodes MKLNFSNVKFYIIIKFVHFLNKFKLLNPKYIYYMGGNDALPPPLNKEDEMKLVSQLKEGNGDVRTVLIERNLRLVVYIARKFENTGVGVEDLISIGTIGLIKAVNTFDPEKKIKLATYASRCIENEILMYLRRNSKLRSEISFDEPLNIDWDGNELLLSDILGTDNDLIYHCIEDEVDKELLGIAMTKLSNREKKIMELRFGLYGGGEKTQKEVADMLGISQSYISRLEKRIIKRLKKEINKMV; translated from the coding sequence ATGAAATTAAATTTCTCTAATGTAAAATTTTATATCATAATAAAATTTGTCCATTTCTTAAATAAGTTCAAGCTATTAAATCCGAAATACATTTATTATATGGGTGGAAATGATGCTTTGCCTCCGCCTTTAAATAAAGAAGATGAAATGAAACTCGTATCGCAGCTTAAGGAAGGAAACGGAGACGTACGGACTGTATTGATAGAAAGAAACCTGAGGCTGGTAGTTTATATCGCAAGAAAATTTGAAAATACGGGAGTAGGAGTGGAAGATTTGATATCGATCGGGACTATAGGCTTAATAAAAGCTGTAAATACCTTTGATCCTGAGAAAAAAATAAAGCTTGCCACTTATGCATCAAGATGCATAGAAAATGAAATATTAATGTATTTGAGGAGAAACAGCAAATTGAGATCCGAGATATCATTCGATGAGCCGTTGAATATCGATTGGGACGGAAATGAACTTCTTTTATCGGATATTCTCGGGACCGATAACGACCTTATTTATCATTGTATAGAAGATGAAGTAGATAAAGAATTGCTGGGTATAGCAATGACAAAGCTTTCAAACAGGGAGAAAAAAATAATGGAGCTTAGATTCGGGCTTTACGGAGGAGGAGAGAAAACTCAGAAGGAAGTTGCAGATATGCTTGGAATTTCCCAATCATATATATCGAGATTAGAAAAGCGAATTATAAAAAGGCTTAAGAAAGAAATAAATAAAATGGTTTAG
- the sigG gene encoding RNA polymerase sporulation sigma factor SigG, which yields MIINKVEICGVNTSKLPVLKNDEMRELLIKMHNGDSEARDKFIKGNLRLVLSVIQRFNNRGEYVDDLFQVGCIGLIKAIDNFDLNQNVKFSTYAVPMIIGEIRRYLRDNNSIRVSRSLRDIAYKALQVRDRLINKNNKEPNISEIAKELDIDREDIVFALDAIQDPISLFEPIYHDGGDAIFVMDQISDTKNQDENWLQGISIKEALRKLNDREKLILTLRFFEGRTQMEVAEEIGISQAQVSRLEKTALKHMRKYV from the coding sequence ATGATAATCAATAAAGTTGAGATATGCGGTGTAAACACTTCTAAGCTTCCGGTTCTTAAAAATGATGAAATGAGGGAACTTCTCATCAAGATGCATAATGGTGACAGCGAAGCAAGGGACAAATTTATTAAGGGAAATCTAAGGCTTGTTTTAAGTGTCATACAGCGTTTTAACAACAGGGGAGAATATGTAGATGATCTCTTTCAAGTAGGGTGCATTGGTCTTATAAAAGCGATAGACAACTTTGACTTAAACCAGAATGTAAAATTCTCAACATATGCTGTGCCTATGATCATTGGTGAAATAAGAAGATATTTAAGAGATAACAATTCCATAAGGGTGAGCAGATCTCTTCGTGATATAGCATATAAGGCTTTACAGGTAAGGGATAGGCTGATAAATAAGAATAATAAGGAGCCGAATATAAGCGAAATAGCAAAAGAATTAGATATAGATCGAGAGGATATCGTATTTGCCCTCGATGCCATTCAAGATCCTATTTCTCTGTTTGAACCAATATACCATGATGGAGGAGATGCGATTTTTGTAATGGACCAGATAAGCGATACAAAAAATCAGGATGAAAACTGGCTGCAGGGTATATCCATCAAGGAAGCCTTAAGAAAATTAAATGACAGGGAAAAACTAATACTTACATTGAGATTTTTTGAAGGAAGAACCCAGATGGAGGTCGCCGAAGAAATAGGTATATCACAGGCTCAGGTATCAAGGCTCGAAAAAACAGCGTTAAAGCACATGAGAAAATATGTTTAA
- a CDS encoding YlmC/YmxH family sporulation protein, whose protein sequence is MINANSIREREVINIRDGRKIGIVSDVEIDFEQGKITSIIIPGPGKFIGLFGKDNDIIIPWDKIRKIGADVILVDLDENEFDGSSDE, encoded by the coding sequence ATGATAAATGCCAACAGCATAAGAGAGAGGGAAGTAATAAATATCAGGGATGGAAGAAAGATAGGTATTGTATCGGATGTAGAGATAGATTTTGAACAGGGTAAGATTACTTCTATAATAATACCAGGACCGGGGAAGTTTATAGGGCTATTTGGAAAGGATAATGATATAATAATACCGTGGGACAAAATAAGAAAGATAGGTGCGGACGTAATACTCGTAGATTTAGATGAGAACGAGTTTGATGGCAGCAGCGATGAATAA
- the nrdR gene encoding transcriptional regulator NrdR codes for MKCPYCNSEETKVIDSRPTEDHTSIRRRRECLKCLKRFTTYETVDTLPVLVIKKDGTREHFDKRKILNGLMRACEKRPVSLNELESLVNDIEKKVYNSLEPEITSKKIGEMVMNKLKNIDEVSYVRFASVYRQFKDINTFMDELNKILKEK; via the coding sequence ATGAAATGCCCTTACTGTAATTCTGAAGAAACAAAAGTAATCGATTCAAGGCCAACTGAGGATCATACTTCGATCAGAAGAAGGAGGGAGTGCCTTAAGTGTCTGAAAAGATTCACAACTTATGAGACGGTGGATACTTTGCCTGTGCTCGTCATTAAAAAAGATGGGACAAGAGAACATTTCGATAAAAGGAAAATATTAAATGGATTGATGCGCGCTTGTGAAAAGAGACCTGTTTCACTAAATGAATTGGAGTCGCTGGTTAATGATATAGAAAAGAAAGTATATAATTCACTGGAGCCGGAAATCACAAGTAAAAAAATAGGCGAGATGGTTATGAATAAGCTCAAGAATATAGATGAAGTTTCATATGTGAGGTTTGCATCAGTTTACAGGCAGTTCAAGGATATTAATACATTTATGGACGAGCTTAACAAAATATTAAAGGAAAAGTAG
- a CDS encoding response regulator transcription factor yields MAGENILVVDDEVHIVELVKYNLENNGFKVFTAYEGREAINIAETKNINLVILDLMLPDIDGLEVCKTLKRKDTTSNIPIIMLTAKSEELDKIVGLELGADDYITKPFSVRELMARVRAILRRAASEVKGNEVLRIGQLTIDNTKHEVLKNGKSIDLTLKEFELLYLLIKNKGKVLTRDSLLDRVWGYEYYGETRTVDVHVRHLRQKIEDDDKNPKYIETIRGIGYRFNDIPV; encoded by the coding sequence ATGGCTGGTGAAAATATACTTGTAGTCGACGATGAAGTCCATATAGTCGAGCTTGTAAAATATAATCTTGAAAATAACGGTTTTAAAGTATTTACAGCATATGAAGGAAGGGAAGCTATTAATATTGCCGAAACCAAAAATATCAATCTTGTGATACTTGATTTAATGCTTCCCGATATAGATGGACTTGAGGTATGCAAGACATTAAAAAGAAAGGATACTACCTCAAATATACCTATTATTATGCTTACCGCAAAAAGCGAAGAACTCGATAAAATAGTCGGGCTTGAACTTGGTGCCGATGATTATATTACAAAACCATTTAGCGTTAGAGAGCTTATGGCAAGAGTGAGGGCAATATTGAGAAGAGCTGCCTCTGAGGTAAAGGGAAATGAAGTTTTAAGAATAGGACAGCTTACGATCGATAATACAAAGCATGAAGTTTTAAAAAATGGTAAAAGCATAGACTTAACCTTAAAAGAATTCGAACTTTTATATCTGCTCATAAAAAATAAAGGCAAGGTACTTACAAGGGATTCCCTTTTAGACAGAGTATGGGGATATGAATATTATGGAGAAACAAGGACAGTAGATGTGCATGTACGTCATCTGAGGCAAAAAATTGAAGATGATGACAAAAATCCTAAA